The Methanocella arvoryzae MRE50 genome includes a region encoding these proteins:
- the aspS gene encoding aspartate--tRNA(Asn) ligase, whose protein sequence is MKRTHYSKDITPEMNGDAVIVSGWVHEIRDFGGLAFLILRDRAGLVQVTMPKKKVPKEIIDTVKGLSRESVVSIGGTVKAEAKAPNGYELIPTEIEVLSIAETPLPLDPTGKVPAELDTRLDARFMDIRSPEVTAIFTIRAHMIKAVRDFLSANGCLEIATPKIVATATEGGTALFPISYFDREAFLNQSPQLYKQMMMAAGMDRVYEIGPIFRAEEHATRKHLNEATSIDVELSFATHEDAMILLENTIAYVYNYVKEHCASQLKVLNIDLQVPKTPFRRVPYTEAVEIAKTSPECAHLELGDDLDTAAEHVIGETIGEHYFIVDWPTNIRAFYSQAYDDRPEVCKAFDLMHPRMELSSGAQREHRVDKLIKNLEDRDLNPDSFKFYLDSFRYGMPPHAGWGLGAERLLQTMLNLNNVREAVLFPRDRVRITP, encoded by the coding sequence ATGAAGAGGACGCATTATTCCAAGGACATCACGCCGGAGATGAACGGCGACGCCGTCATCGTGAGCGGGTGGGTTCACGAGATCAGGGACTTCGGTGGCCTGGCCTTCCTGATTTTAAGAGACAGGGCTGGCCTGGTACAGGTCACCATGCCCAAGAAGAAGGTGCCCAAAGAGATCATCGACACGGTCAAGGGCTTGAGCAGGGAATCCGTAGTATCCATAGGCGGCACAGTCAAGGCAGAGGCCAAGGCACCCAACGGCTACGAGCTGATACCCACGGAAATCGAGGTACTCTCGATCGCCGAGACCCCTCTGCCTCTGGACCCGACGGGCAAAGTGCCTGCCGAGCTGGACACCAGGCTCGACGCCAGATTCATGGACATCCGCAGCCCCGAAGTAACGGCGATATTCACCATCAGGGCTCATATGATCAAGGCCGTCAGGGACTTCCTGTCCGCTAACGGCTGCCTGGAGATCGCCACGCCCAAGATCGTCGCCACTGCCACCGAGGGCGGCACGGCGCTGTTCCCGATCTCTTATTTCGACAGGGAGGCTTTCCTGAACCAGAGCCCGCAGCTCTACAAGCAGATGATGATGGCCGCCGGCATGGACCGGGTGTACGAGATCGGCCCCATCTTCAGGGCAGAGGAGCACGCGACCAGGAAGCACCTGAACGAAGCCACGTCCATCGATGTGGAGCTCTCGTTCGCCACGCATGAGGACGCCATGATCCTGCTGGAGAACACCATCGCCTACGTGTACAACTATGTAAAGGAGCACTGCGCCAGCCAGCTTAAAGTGTTAAACATCGACCTACAGGTGCCAAAGACACCATTCAGGCGGGTGCCGTACACCGAGGCCGTCGAAATCGCGAAGACCAGCCCGGAGTGCGCCCACTTAGAGCTGGGCGACGACCTGGATACTGCAGCAGAGCACGTGATCGGCGAGACCATCGGCGAACACTACTTCATCGTGGACTGGCCGACCAACATCAGGGCATTCTACTCCCAGGCCTACGACGATAGGCCGGAAGTCTGCAAGGCCTTTGACCTCATGCACCCGCGCATGGAATTGTCGTCGGGCGCCCAGCGTGAGCACCGGGTCGACAAACTGATAAAGAACTTAGAGGACCGGGACCTGAACCCGGACAGCTTCAAGTTCTACCTGGACTCCTTCAGGTACGGCATGCCCCCACACGCAGGCTGGGGCCTGGGTGCAGAACGTCTGCTCCAGACGATGCTCAACCTGAACAACGTCAGGGAAGCAGTCCTGTTCCCGAGAGACAGGGTCAGGATCACCCCCTGA
- a CDS encoding MBL fold metallo-hydrolase — protein MASTILSTGNSFTNAYLLKDDKAVAIIDAGLPGHEKKIFAALEADGIARDQVKLIILTHGHGDHYGSLSALKDALHVPVMAGWPDASYIEKGESAPVVPISLAGRMIGLFTGAKVTPCKVDVIVKEDMDLSSYGIDARVLTMPGHTIGSLAVLASDGSCAVGDNLAALVFKNRPGMPPFAESPELIGAGLKKVLDSGSRYIYPGHGNRWDASTVRKKFLL, from the coding sequence AAAGACGACAAAGCTGTAGCCATCATCGATGCCGGCCTGCCGGGGCACGAGAAAAAGATCTTTGCCGCGCTGGAGGCTGATGGCATCGCAAGGGATCAGGTAAAGCTCATCATCCTCACCCACGGCCACGGCGATCACTACGGCAGCCTGAGCGCCCTGAAAGATGCTCTCCACGTTCCGGTTATGGCCGGCTGGCCCGACGCCAGCTATATCGAGAAGGGTGAAAGTGCCCCAGTCGTGCCTATCAGCCTGGCCGGGAGGATGATCGGGCTCTTCACCGGGGCAAAGGTGACCCCCTGCAAGGTCGACGTAATCGTCAAAGAGGATATGGACTTGAGCTCTTATGGTATAGATGCCAGAGTCCTCACTATGCCGGGCCACACTATAGGATCGCTTGCCGTGCTCGCATCCGACGGTAGCTGCGCTGTCGGCGACAATCTTGCGGCGCTGGTATTCAAAAACAGGCCGGGGATGCCACCCTTCGCCGAATCCCCGGAGCTGATCGGTGCCGGGCTCAAAAAGGTGCTGGATAGCGGATCCAGGTACATCTATCCCGGCCACGGGAACCGGTGGGATGCATCGACGGTCCGGAAGAAGTTCTTATTATAG